A portion of the Cryptomeria japonica chromosome 5, Sugi_1.0, whole genome shotgun sequence genome contains these proteins:
- the LOC131033664 gene encoding uncharacterized protein LOC131033664 isoform X1 yields MKRSSSICYISGLMSFGILAMVFVLAAVSLFLEKNNQYHQYQYKQQYPPANNATSSTPTNKSVSSSFNLQGFEVMYANMVLNSYNFTKMRSDWDMLYANLHRKLYSKGLRGPSEMHCFLWLADCYNLAQHPIFAKSLIPILGPDIILHGIKLWRLANGTARNLHLDNESGDCDEVVNVIIGSKVRILKGSQMYEGRWRHTLLKNIAALNAHQNHANIEDIIIGTVRKGIIRRQGNPMDDISFITIEPGEGNIVILHGNVVYGIEAASIGEETAILQFASAKCKIRDNKQALNNVFLPPVLLISGTYDVLSSPNDVRNVMVSNEGFIFVPKTTDILNPFAPAERNLSLFSWKSLSIKCKTKHGCRTFRYGSASTAVLSKVSFEYSDFKAEGAHFKEFTSDDEEKIVIVLSGSLLYFCADMEVQGYREMGILEIHGSMYIPVGGWHALVPASPYRNAFVSVRWKRRTMVTGQRWLGSRGFFGFRTIILQSGQAYDPSNENNCDVILVMLYGKSLQMLPSEISLEESHTLLISGGDPCLLWNIGKASVAFVAIHVCGYDEQIEHLFNGDPRASSYFSGGGRIMRKI; encoded by the exons atgaagagaAGCAGCAGCATATGCTACATTAGTGGCCTAATGAGTTTTGGAATTTTGGCAATGGTATTTGTATTGGCTGCAGTTTCGCTGTTTTTGGAAAAGAATaatcaatatcatcaatatcagTATAAACAGCAATACCCACCTGCAAACAATGCTACTTCATCAACACCCACAAATAAATCCGTATCCTCTTCCTTCAATCTACAAGGCTTTGAGGTCATGTATGCAAATATGGTGCTAAATTCCTACAACTTTACTAAAATGCGTTCTGATTGGGACATGCTGTACGCCAACTTGCATAGAAAGTTGTACAGTAAAGGCCTGAGGGGCCCCTCAGAGATGCACTGCTTTTTGTGGCTTGCGGACTGCTACAACCTTGCGCAACATCCCATTTTTGCGAAG AGCTTGATACCAATCCTTGGACCCGATATCATTCTGCATGGTATCAAGCTGTGGAGATTGGCCAATGGGACCGCAAGAAACCTGCATTTGGATAACGAGTCAGGAGACTGCGATGAAGTTGTAAATGTGATTATTGGAAGCAAGGTCAGAATATTGAAAGGTTCACAAATGTATGAAGGTAGATGGAGACATACACTCCTAAAAAATATTGCTGCATTGAATGCCCATCAAAATCATGCCAACATAGAAGAT ATTATCATTGGAACTGTACGGAAAGGAATAATTAGAAGGCAAGGAAACCCAATGGATGATATCAGCTTCATCACCATAGAACCAGGAGAAGGAAATATAGTTATACTTCATGGCAATGTTGTATATGGAATTGAGGCTGCCTCTATTGGGGAAGAGACAGCGATTCTGCAGTTTGCTTCTGCCAAATGCAAGATCAGAGACAATAAGCAGGCACTCAACAATGTCTTTTTACCTCCAGTCCTGCTTATTTCAGGTACCTATGATGTGTTATCAAGTCCAAATGATGTTAGGAATGTTATGGTAAGCAACGAAGGTTTCATATTTGTGCCTAAAACCACCGATATTTTGAACCCATTTGCTCCTGCAGAAAGGAATTTGAGCTTGTTCAGTTGGAAAAGTCTTTCTATTAAGTGCAAAACAAAGCATGGTTGTAGGACTTTCAGGTATGGATCAGCTTCCACTGCTGTCCTATCAAAGGTGAGTTTTGAGTACTCTGATTTCAAAGCTGAGGGAGCTCACTTCAAAGAATTTACAAGTGACGACGAGGAGAAAATTGTGATTGTTTTGAGTGGTTCTCTGTTATACTTTTGTGCTGATATGGAAGTGCAAGGATATAGAGAAATGGGCATACTGGAAATTCACGGTTCAATGTATATTCCTGTTGGTGGCTGGCATGCACTTGTTCCTGCTTCTCCTTACAGAAATGCATTTGTTTCAGTCCGTTGGAAAAGAAGAACGATGGTAACAGGACAAAGGTGGCTTGGATCCAGGGGATTTTTTGGGTTCCGGACGATTATACTGCAAAGTGGTCAGGCATACGATCCTTCCAATGAAAATAACTGTGATGTAATCTTGGTGATGCTTTATGGGAAATCTTTGCAAATGCTTCCTTCAGAAATATCTCTCGAGGAGTCCCACACATTGCTGATTTCAGGAGGTGACCCATGTCTTCTGTGGAACATTGGAAAAGCTTCAGTTGCTTTTGTTGCGATACACGTTTGTGGTTATGATGAGCAAATTGAGCACCTATTTAATGGGGACCCCAGGGCCTCATCATATTTTAGTGGTGGAGGTAGAATCATGAGAAAAATCTGA
- the LOC131033664 gene encoding uncharacterized protein LOC131033664 isoform X2, whose product MKRSSSICYISGLMSFGILAMVFVLAAVSLFLEKNNQYHQYQYKQQYPPANNATSSTPTNKSVSSSFNLQGFEVMYANMVLNSYNFTKMRSDWDMLYANLHRKLYSKGLRGPSEMHCFLWLADCYNLAQHPIFAKSLIPILGPDIILHGIKLWRLANGTARNLHLDNESGDCDEVVNVIIGSKVRILKGSQMYEGRWRHTLLKNIAALNAHQNHANIEDIIIGTVRKGIIRRQGNPMDDISFITIEPGEGNIVILHGNVVYGIEAASIGEETAILQFASAKCKIRDNKQALNNVFLPPVLLISERNLSLFSWKSLSIKCKTKHGCRTFRYGSASTAVLSKVSFEYSDFKAEGAHFKEFTSDDEEKIVIVLSGSLLYFCADMEVQGYREMGILEIHGSMYIPVGGWHALVPASPYRNAFVSVRWKRRTMVTGQRWLGSRGFFGFRTIILQSGQAYDPSNENNCDVILVMLYGKSLQMLPSEISLEESHTLLISGGDPCLLWNIGKASVAFVAIHVCGYDEQIEHLFNGDPRASSYFSGGGRIMRKI is encoded by the exons atgaagagaAGCAGCAGCATATGCTACATTAGTGGCCTAATGAGTTTTGGAATTTTGGCAATGGTATTTGTATTGGCTGCAGTTTCGCTGTTTTTGGAAAAGAATaatcaatatcatcaatatcagTATAAACAGCAATACCCACCTGCAAACAATGCTACTTCATCAACACCCACAAATAAATCCGTATCCTCTTCCTTCAATCTACAAGGCTTTGAGGTCATGTATGCAAATATGGTGCTAAATTCCTACAACTTTACTAAAATGCGTTCTGATTGGGACATGCTGTACGCCAACTTGCATAGAAAGTTGTACAGTAAAGGCCTGAGGGGCCCCTCAGAGATGCACTGCTTTTTGTGGCTTGCGGACTGCTACAACCTTGCGCAACATCCCATTTTTGCGAAG AGCTTGATACCAATCCTTGGACCCGATATCATTCTGCATGGTATCAAGCTGTGGAGATTGGCCAATGGGACCGCAAGAAACCTGCATTTGGATAACGAGTCAGGAGACTGCGATGAAGTTGTAAATGTGATTATTGGAAGCAAGGTCAGAATATTGAAAGGTTCACAAATGTATGAAGGTAGATGGAGACATACACTCCTAAAAAATATTGCTGCATTGAATGCCCATCAAAATCATGCCAACATAGAAGAT ATTATCATTGGAACTGTACGGAAAGGAATAATTAGAAGGCAAGGAAACCCAATGGATGATATCAGCTTCATCACCATAGAACCAGGAGAAGGAAATATAGTTATACTTCATGGCAATGTTGTATATGGAATTGAGGCTGCCTCTATTGGGGAAGAGACAGCGATTCTGCAGTTTGCTTCTGCCAAATGCAAGATCAGAGACAATAAGCAGGCACTCAACAATGTCTTTTTACCTCCAGTCCTGCTTATTTCAG AAAGGAATTTGAGCTTGTTCAGTTGGAAAAGTCTTTCTATTAAGTGCAAAACAAAGCATGGTTGTAGGACTTTCAGGTATGGATCAGCTTCCACTGCTGTCCTATCAAAGGTGAGTTTTGAGTACTCTGATTTCAAAGCTGAGGGAGCTCACTTCAAAGAATTTACAAGTGACGACGAGGAGAAAATTGTGATTGTTTTGAGTGGTTCTCTGTTATACTTTTGTGCTGATATGGAAGTGCAAGGATATAGAGAAATGGGCATACTGGAAATTCACGGTTCAATGTATATTCCTGTTGGTGGCTGGCATGCACTTGTTCCTGCTTCTCCTTACAGAAATGCATTTGTTTCAGTCCGTTGGAAAAGAAGAACGATGGTAACAGGACAAAGGTGGCTTGGATCCAGGGGATTTTTTGGGTTCCGGACGATTATACTGCAAAGTGGTCAGGCATACGATCCTTCCAATGAAAATAACTGTGATGTAATCTTGGTGATGCTTTATGGGAAATCTTTGCAAATGCTTCCTTCAGAAATATCTCTCGAGGAGTCCCACACATTGCTGATTTCAGGAGGTGACCCATGTCTTCTGTGGAACATTGGAAAAGCTTCAGTTGCTTTTGTTGCGATACACGTTTGTGGTTATGATGAGCAAATTGAGCACCTATTTAATGGGGACCCCAGGGCCTCATCATATTTTAGTGGTGGAGGTAGAATCATGAGAAAAATCTGA